AAAGCAAATAAGTTAGAAACTTACTTGCCTTTTATTTTGCTTTAAAAGCATATGGTGGAGATGTCGGGAGTTGAACCCGAGTCCACACATCAAGAATACACAATAACTTTTTATAGTTTAGTTTATTTTTAAATTAAGTGATAAAAACAATAAAACAAACAAAAAATATTTATATCACTAGGTCAGAAATTTCATTCTGCTTTTAGACCTATAAAACAGAACTATTCCATAAAACCAACTTAGTTAAATTGGAAACTTTAACGAAGCCACTTGCAGCTTTTAACTAAGCGAATGCAAGATTTCTATTAGCATTTGCAATTGCGAATGCTGGAAGTTCTACATGAACTTCTTCTGACTTTTCTTCGTTTGCACGTATTAAGCCTAGGTGCCTTAAGGTTTGCAGACCACTAATTATTATGTCACCCAATGCATGTCGAAGCCATTACACCCCCATGCAATATAATTATATATTATAAATATGTAAAATAAATTTCATATTTTTCTATTATTTAATAATTCAATGTATTATCTAAAAGTTCTTATTTATAAATATTTTAGTAAATTTAAGATATAAAAAAACAATCATGTGTAAAGCTATGTTAAATAGCCATAAGACGTGATTGTTATTTATTTGTATTTGCATCTACATCAACAATAGTAAATCTTAAAGGCTCACCACCAAAGTCGTCATCAAAAAGAATTTTTATAGCACTTTTGCCAGGAATTTTTTCATATATTTGATGCACTTGAACATATTTTAATAAGCTAAAATTTTTTAATTCATCTTGATTATTAAATATAGATGGATAAATAAATGAATAACTGTATATAGACACTTTAGGATTGGATGTAATAATTTTATTATTAGAGTCTAGCTCTTTAGATATTGTTATTTGTAAAATAATGCCTTCTTTAGTTAATAAATAAACAGTATATTCTTTTTTATAATCTTCACTGTTTTCATTTGATTGAATAACATATTGTAAAACTTCATTTGTTTGTGGTTTATTAAAAGGTCCAAGTTCCAAACTATTTTTTTGAACATCTAAACTAAGAGTTTCCAATGGTGCACTAAACTGGTTAAATGAATTATAGAAAGCAAATGTAAATTTATTTAAATTAAAAAAGAATCATAGTCAATTTTTTGTAAATAACTTCGATAATTCAACTCTAAATTCAGAAATAGGAATAACTTTTTTATCTCCCCTGTCATCAGAAAGGTTTGTTGAAGTAACATTATTTGCATACATTAAATATTCTTTGATTGTTTTCAAATAATCATCACTTATATTCATTTGATTTTTAATATATTCAGCTTTTTCTTCTTTGTTATTGTCAAAAACTAAGTTTAAAAGAGCATCTATATATTCATATTTTAAGAATGAATTTCATTCATCATATTTTTTATCTCTTTTTGTATCTTCTATAGTTTTTACATCATTTATTTTTTTATTGTTTGTTTGACAAGAAGTTAGAACAACAGTTGTTAAAAATGGAAAAAATATTGGAGTAGATAAAATAAACTTTCTAATTGGTTTCATTTTTTTCCTTTACTAAAAGTACACCTAATGAAGGGTAGCCAAAATTCGTTATAATGTCTTTTTCAAAAACATCATAACCAGCTTGTTGTTCATGAATTATTCCATTATGCACTGCACTAGAAATTAACCTTATTGAAATTTTGTTGCTTCTAGCTTTTGTAAAGTGAATTATTTTATCAAATGTAAGTTGACTTACTCCATTATTTCGGCTAATTAGAATTCTTATAACCATTTTGCCTTTTTTAAGATAAAAGACGTCTTGGTTTGACTCACGAGATTCTTCGCCTTCATATAGTTCATCAAAATAATTATCTAAAAATATTTGTTTTCTTGGATGTTCCATTCACTTTATTTTTTCAATAAATTCATCACTATGTTTGGTTTTTTCTTTTGGTTCAAAAGATCAATAGTCAATATGTCTTCATTCAAATTGAGTAATGTTTTTTAAAACAAACAATCAATTTTTTGAGTAAAAAATATTTAAATTCTCTAAGTTTTCGCTTTTTCCACCAGAGCTAATATACATTTCAGTTAATTGATAAAATTCATTGAATAAAGCTTCTTCATTTTTTTGTGAATTTAAGAAGTTAACTTTAGAAGCTTCATCTAATTTGAATTGCTTTTCCAATATATTGTTTATAAGTTTGTCAGTTATAACTTGTTTTTTGTTGACCGAATAAGGTACAAATTCAAATCCTTTGGGCATAGGCGCTTTAATAAGATTTTTTTCAGTTCTAATGCATGAGGCCATTGAAAAAGTCAATGGAAGAATAGGGATAATAAGAGAAGAACTAATAATGATTTTATTTCTTTTACTCATTTATAAATCTCATACTAAATCTAAATACTTTTAACTTGTCTTTATTAATTTCATTTAATGTATCGACAAAGTATCCATTGTATTTATAAAGAGCTTGAAATTCCATGTATTTTTCGTCAACATAGTCTTTAAAAAAGTCTTTTTCATCAAATTCTTCTCCATCTAATTCAGCCCATTCTTTTGCTTCATTATATTCTCTTTCGATTGTCTTTTTGCGTTTAGAATGTATTGAGTTTTCAAATTCAATCAATTTATTTTCAATATTATCTAGATTACTAAAAATTAATAAATCAGGTAAAATTTGAAACTTTACTTCATTATTTTTTTTGTATTTTCATATTTTGATTGCTTTATTATTGTCAAAAAACAAGTATCAATTTTCTTTTTCTGTATAACTATTGTATTTTTTTAATTGTTCAATTTCATTAAAAGGTATTTTAATAAGTTTTGTGGGAAGTGGATTTTTGATTTGCATAAGTAATGAGCCAAAATTTTCTCTAGCTGTGTCAAATCATTTTTTCTCATTGTCAAATGTTGTATATCTGTCTCCATAAGGATTGAAGTTATATATCAATTTAGTTATATTATTTAATGTTCAATATCAATCATTAGATAATGTTTCTCTAATTACATTTTTTGATGTTTTTGCTAATTCACTAGTTTCACCTTTATCATGTACACTTTTTTGAATGAATATAGGATCATACACAAAAGCAAATTTTAGTTCTTCAATTTTCGCATGCGAAATATTTTCTTGTATTGATACATAAATATTTTTCTTATTATTTTCATTTTCTGTAAAGATATCTAACATGTTGTTAATATATTGATTTTTATATAATTTTTCTCCAGATTTTTTTGTATTCTCTACAATGACATTATTGTTTTTCTTATTACTAATATGTAAGCTTGAAAAGATAGATAATGGTAATAAAATAGTTGCTAAGCTACCTAGAAATCACTTTATCATAGAATAAATCCTCCAAAGGTTTGTTTTTTACTCCAGAGTAAAGAATATTTCCATCATGAATTAGTGTCACTGAATTAACATATTTGTCGATTTCTGCTAAAACATGTGAAGAAATTAATATAGTAATTTTTTCTTCCTTATTAACTTTTTGTAATAAAGTAAATAATTCATACCTTGACGATGGATCAAGATTGGCTGCAGGTTCATCTAAAATTAACAATTTTGGTCCATGTAAAAGAGCTTGAATAAGTAAAATCTTTTTCTTTTGCCCTGATGAAAAATTATATGGCTTGTCTTTGATTAAATTTTCAATGTTGAACAATTTTAAATATTTTTCTATTCTATTTTTTGCTTCTTTTTTTGGAATAGACGATAAAAAAGATAAGTTGTATAAATAATCAAAAGTTGTCAGTTCTTTTGGAAATATGGCAGCTTCTGGTACATATCCTATAATTGATCTAGATTCAGCTTTTTTAATATTTATATCATTTATTAATATATTGCCTTCATAGTTTGCATATGCACCAATGATAGTTTTAATAGTAGTGGTCTTACCAGCTCCATTTTCACCTATAAAAGCATGAAAATCACCTTCATTAACATTAAAACTAATTCCTTTTATCCCGCGTTCTGTTTTATCAAACATTTTTTTAAGGTTAATTATTTGTAATATTTTTTTCATAATTATTTATAGTCTTTCTTTCTATATAGTGCAAAAACAGAAACGAAAAGAATTAAAATCACTGTTGTTCAAATTACAAAATAAGCATTTTTGTTAACTATTTGTCTATCTCTTCTGATGACAAATAATTCATCAGTTGATTGGAATAAATAATTTGAGTCACTTGGCATTAAATTGTATCTTGTTAAAATTTTTGTCTTTTTATTTTCCTCTCGTGTAATTACTTCAGGATCATATTTTTTGAATCCGCCTATTCTATAGTTAAATCCAGAAATATTTATATTAATTTGGTAATCTCCATATTGATTTTCATTTGTAGGATTTTTGATCATGGCCTCATATAATTTAGAACCATTATTATTAAAGTATATGTAGTTTAATATAGCAACTGAAAAGTAAATTTTTCTTTCAAATTCTGATTGTAGTTTTTTATGTTTAATGGCATTTTCATCGAATATTGTTAAATTATTATTTACATATGTATTAATTAAGCTTTCAGGATTATTTACAAATAGAGATATTTCTTCAAACAATTTTGTATTAATTTTGGTTAAATCTTGTTCACTAGTGATTTTTTTATTAAAATCATCCACAAATTTCGCAGCTATATTATTAAAATTCTCATCCTTTAAAACTTCATAAACATATGATCATTTTAATTTTCCAACTAAATTATTTTGAGCTGCAAAACTTGCATCATCTTCAGGGAATGATATGTCTCTATTTTCAGCATTTTCCCTTGCATAGATAATATCAGTGTCAATTAAGTTATCCATAATTGAATGAGACTTAAGCATACCAGGAACTATATATTTGTTTTCAGTTAACTCTGGTATAGGTGAGACATTATATTTTTTATGTTCTGTATTTTTGTCTAATTTGTACTTATATGTAATGTCATCTAAATTATTGTAGTAAACATAGTTGTCAAGATTTGAAAAATCATTTTTTGAAATCGACCTAAATACATTTTTGTTATCACGATTAAATATATCAACCAATTGATATGGAAGAGAAAATCATGAATATATTTGTCATTCGCTAGATGATTTGTTAGCTACATTCATAACATTTTCTAAATATGCCTTTTGTTCATCGCTAAATGTTTTATTATTTGCACCATTAGGAATAATTAACAATTCATCTTTGTTATTGTTAATGAAATAAGGTTCAACGTTAGCTTCATTGCCAGATAAATGATATGGATATTTTTGATTGATAAAATATGCTGCATTGTTAACATTTGATGTTGCATTAGCAGACAATAATGAACCTCCTAGTGCAAAAGGGATGAATAGAACAAGTGGCAATGTCATTGCTATTTTTTGATTTAATTTATAACCAATTAAGGCTGTGAATAGAGATATTAGTAAATATGTAGCAAAGCCAGAAACAAAAAATAATAATGAATAAATAAACATATAGCTGATGCTATAATTCGAAGGTATTGCAATCAATGAGGAGATGAATAAAACTAAAGCTCAAATGATGCCAAAATAAGTCAAGGTTAGTAGTTTTCCAAAAACTAATTTATTCCTTGTTATAGGCTTTGCTATACTTATCAATTCCATTCCTTCATGTTCAAAATCTCTAAAAATATTTAAAGCTTTAATAGATGCATATAAAACTGTTACAACAATAATTGCAAAAGTATATAAATATACAGCTAAATCAACATATTTATTTTGAATAAAAAAAATAGTTATTAATTTAAATAATATTGAGATAAATAAAACAATCATTGGCATTAAAATCGAACTTTTTTTCTTAAGAACAGTATTGAATGCAAAGCTAGAATATTTAAATGCTGTTGTTTTCAATATTGGCTCCCTTCTTTAATGTAAATATTAAATATAAAACACACAAGTTGTTTTACTAAAAAACTATTCTTTTATAAGAATATTGTTATGTAAAATGTTGTAAAACATTTTGCTAATAATTGTTATTGAACTGTCTTATGGATGCATATATAAAAAATTTTAAGCTTATAAATAAGTGCTAAATATAAAATATATGCATATTAATGAATAATTAATTGTTGATTAATTCACTAATATTAATTTTTATTATACCTATTTATATTTTTTTCAAAAGTATAATAAAAGCAAAGTTTTTTAAAAAAGAATTCAATATTTTTTTATTTCTTTAATTTAAATATGTGAGCAAATTTAATTAGCAAAGATAAAAAAATAAATTTTTTATCAAATCTTCAATTTATTTACCAAAAAGCCTATAAAATAGTCAATTTATATATTTTAATTATAGGTATTTAAAATTGCTTCACACTTAAAATTTAAATTAATCTTCAATATTAATATATAATATAAAATACATTTTTAATTTCATTTATATTAGGGGGGTTATATGAATACAAAAACAAATATTAAAGAAAAAGAAAAGATAACGAAAAATTCTAAAAAATGAACAATTATTTCTGTGATATTCATAATTCTATTTTTTGCTATTTTGGCAGTTTTAATTGCTTATGTAGCAGATTTTATTAGATTTAAAGATTCTTTGGACGATGGCTTATTATGAACATTTGACCAAAGAAAACATGGTTTATTTAACTTTTGAAACAAATAATTTATAGGAGAAATTTATGACAAAAAAATCTAAATTATCAGTTGCGCTGCTTCTAACAGGTTTGCCAACAGCTGCTTTAGCTATTGCATTGCCTTTTATTCATTCAAACAATAATTTGTCAAGAAATGATAACAACATACAATTAAATGCACTAAATAAATTAAAAGATTCTGTAGACGCTTCAACTGAATTTTTAAAAAAACACCCAGATATTAAGTATGACAGCAGATTTGAAATTGAGCAAGCAATTAAATATGCAGAGCAAGTTGGAAGCATAAGATCAAGCTCACTAGATGCTAGATCTATTGTTAGAAATATGCTTGAGGCAAGACATAGAATAAATGTTCTTTTATCTACTGTTTTGCTTAGAGAAGATTTAACAAATGAAAATCGTGATAATGCCATTAATGAAGCACGTTCTCATTTGATGTCTCATGATATAGTTGCTGAGTTTGATGATGATGTAAAACATTTTGTAAATAATCAAATTGATAAAAATACTTTTATTGAAAAAGTGGTTGCATTAGTGAATAAGCAAAGAGATGTTACAAGTAATGTTGAACAAAACATTAATATTTTTAGACTTAAGATTTTGAACAAAATTGATGACTTAAATATTTCATTTAAATCAATAGCATTGAACAAAGTAGTAGATTTTATAGAATCTAGATTATTCTTAAAATCATCAAAAGATGTTGTTCTAGAATATGAGAATTTCTTTGCAAAAGAAGAAAATATTCTTTATGAACAAGAAGTTCAAAATAATGCTAAAGTAGTTAAAGAAGTTTATGCTTCTATAGACCAAGCTATTAATGAACTTGAACAAATGGATATTGATCAAGAAAATAAATCTAAACTTTATTCAGAACTTATTGGATTAAGAAACTTTGTTCAATCAATTAAAGGTAATCTAAGTTTTAAAGTTATTAACCCAGATAGCAAAAATATTAGCGCTAAGAAATTAATCGAAAATTACATTTCTTCATTTTATGATAAAACATCTCAATACTTCAAAAGTAAAGGCGAAGTAGCTGACAATTTACAAAAAAGAATCAATGCTAGTGAACAAAAACTTAATACAGTAGAACCACAATTCAAAGAAGAGCTCGCAAACATCATTAATCAAACAAAGTCAAAAATTAAGGAAAGCGAAGATAGTGCAAAAATATACGATATATATTCAGATTTTACTAGAAGAACAGAATTTATTGAACTTGCAACAACATTATTAAAAGAAAATTTACAAAGAATTCAATCTTCAAATTTAGATGAAGAAACTAAAAAGAAAGTTACAGAAGAGCTAAATAAACTATCATACAGTGACACATTACAATATTTTGAAAAATCTAATGAAATTATGTCAGAAGTTGAATCGCAAGAAATGATTAGAAACTTCATTAGTAACAGACTAGACAACTTGAAATCAGAATATGAATTTTCTAAAGCAAATGCAGCACAAACAGGTCTTTTACCTGAACATATTCAAAAAATTGATCAAAATATAAACAAAATAAATGAATTAAAACAAAACAGAACCCCTGTTGACAAATTGGTTCAATCTTTTGAGGATTTAATTAATGATGAACGTTTAATAAACAAATATGAATTAAATCACATTATTAGCTTATTAAAAATTGAATTTTCAAAGGAAACTATTAAGTTATCTGAGCAATTAGTTTCAATTTGAAAAGAATTACAACCTTATTTGGTTAATTTAACCAATGATTTTTCAACTGCAACAAGAGAACAATTAAATGAACAAATTAGAGTAAATAGTGATGATAATGTTAATGCTATAGAACTATTAGCTAGTGCAAAATTAGCTAATGTTGCTAATTCAATAAGTTTAGAAAATGACAATTTAAATAAACTAATTGAAGAAGAATTTAAAGATAACTCAGTTTCACCAGAAAGAAAAGTTATTGCTGACAAGGTTAAAGAATTAGATGCTAAAGCAAAACTTATTTTAAGAGACAAAAAACTTAGCAATGAAGAAAAAATGCATAAATTAGAAGAAATCCAAAACACTTACAAAGAATTAAATTCTAATTTACATGATCTTTCTGAATTGGCAAAAGT
The genomic region above belongs to Mycoplasma tauri and contains:
- a CDS encoding aromatic motif membrane protein, with protein sequence MKPIRKFILSTPIFFPFLTTVVLTSCQTNNKKINDVKTIEDTKRDKKYDEWNSFLKYEYIDALLNLVFDNNKEEKAEYIKNQMNISDDYLKTIKEYLMYANNVTSTNLSDDRGDKKVIPISEFRVELSKLFTKNWLWFFFNLNKFTFAFYNSFNQFSAPLETLSLDVQKNSLELGPFNKPQTNEVLQYVIQSNENSEDYKKEYTVYLLTKEGIILQITISKELDSNNKIITSNPKVSIYSYSFIYPSIFNNQDELKNFSLLKYVQVHQIYEKIPGKSAIKILFDDDFGGEPLRFTIVDVDANTNK
- a CDS encoding aromatic motif membrane protein; the protein is MSKRNKIIISSSLIIPILPLTFSMASCIRTEKNLIKAPMPKGFEFVPYSVNKKQVITDKLINNILEKQFKLDEASKVNFLNSQKNEEALFNEFYQLTEMYISSGGKSENLENLNIFYSKNWLFVLKNITQFEWRHIDYWSFEPKEKTKHSDEFIEKIKWMEHPRKQIFLDNYFDELYEGEESRESNQDVFYLKKGKMVIRILISRNNGVSQLTFDKIIHFTKARSNKISIRLISSAVHNGIIHEQQAGYDVFEKDIITNFGYPSLGVLLVKEKNETN
- a CDS encoding aromatic motif membrane protein, which produces MIKWFLGSLATILLPLSIFSSLHISNKKNNNVIVENTKKSGEKLYKNQYINNMLDIFTENENNKKNIYVSIQENISHAKIEELKFAFVYDPIFIQKSVHDKGETSELAKTSKNVIRETLSNDWYWTLNNITKLIYNFNPYGDRYTTFDNEKKWFDTARENFGSLLMQIKNPLPTKLIKIPFNEIEQLKKYNSYTEKENWYLFFDNNKAIKIWKYKKNNEVKFQILPDLLIFSNLDNIENKLIEFENSIHSKRKKTIEREYNEAKEWAELDGEEFDEKDFFKDYVDEKYMEFQALYKYNGYFVDTLNEINKDKLKVFRFSMRFINE
- a CDS encoding ABC transporter ATP-binding protein, which translates into the protein MKKILQIINLKKMFDKTERGIKGISFNVNEGDFHAFIGENGAGKTTTIKTIIGAYANYEGNILINDINIKKAESRSIIGYVPEAAIFPKELTTFDYLYNLSFLSSIPKKEAKNRIEKYLKLFNIENLIKDKPYNFSSGQKKKILLIQALLHGPKLLILDEPAANLDPSSRYELFTLLQKVNKEEKITILISSHVLAEIDKYVNSVTLIHDGNILYSGVKNKPLEDLFYDKVISR
- a CDS encoding ABC transporter permease; the protein is MKTTAFKYSSFAFNTVLKKKSSILMPMIVLFISILFKLITIFFIQNKYVDLAVYLYTFAIIVVTVLYASIKALNIFRDFEHEGMELISIAKPITRNKLVFGKLLTLTYFGIIWALVLFISSLIAIPSNYSISYMFIYSLLFFVSGFATYLLISLFTALIGYKLNQKIAMTLPLVLFIPFALGGSLLSANATSNVNNAAYFINQKYPYHLSGNEANVEPYFINNNKDELLIIPNGANNKTFSDEQKAYLENVMNVANKSSSEWQIYSWFSLPYQLVDIFNRDNKNVFRSISKNDFSNLDNYVYYNNLDDITYKYKLDKNTEHKKYNVSPIPELTENKYIVPGMLKSHSIMDNLIDTDIIYARENAENRDISFPEDDASFAAQNNLVGKLKWSYVYEVLKDENFNNIAAKFVDDFNKKITSEQDLTKINTKLFEEISLFVNNPESLINTYVNNNLTIFDENAIKHKKLQSEFERKIYFSVAILNYIYFNNNGSKLYEAMIKNPTNENQYGDYQININISGFNYRIGGFKKYDPEVITREENKKTKILTRYNLMPSDSNYLFQSTDELFVIRRDRQIVNKNAYFVIWTTVILILFVSVFALYRKKDYK